From one Pseudomonas sp. B21-048 genomic stretch:
- a CDS encoding carbohydrate ABC transporter permease — translation MNLRLLKKALLRLGFWCLIGVLLLYAVFPFYYAIVTSLKPSSALFEVSYWINNPDFSNYAAVLNQSSFLLAIGNSLVVALSVVTLALFLSVTAAYALGRVKFRGRGTVLMMVLGVSMFPQVAVLSGLFEVIRALGLYNTSWALILSYTIFTLPFTVWVLTTFMGQLPHELEEAAIMDGASPWVTLTRVLLPLLWPALVTTGLLAFIAAWNEFLFALTFTLTDTQRTVPVAIALISGGSPHELPWGLLMAASVVVTVPLVILVLIFQRRIVSGLTAGALKG, via the coding sequence ATGAACCTGCGCCTACTGAAAAAAGCACTGTTGCGCCTCGGATTCTGGTGCCTGATCGGGGTGTTGCTGCTGTATGCGGTTTTCCCTTTCTACTACGCCATCGTGACGTCACTGAAGCCGTCCAGCGCCTTGTTCGAGGTGAGCTACTGGATCAACAACCCCGACTTCTCCAATTACGCGGCGGTACTCAACCAATCCTCATTCCTGCTAGCTATCGGCAACTCGCTGGTGGTTGCGCTTAGCGTGGTGACGCTGGCGTTGTTCCTCAGCGTGACCGCCGCCTATGCCTTGGGCCGGGTGAAGTTCCGTGGGCGTGGCACGGTGTTGATGATGGTGCTGGGTGTGTCGATGTTTCCTCAGGTTGCGGTGTTGTCGGGGCTGTTCGAGGTGATCCGCGCCCTGGGTCTGTACAACACGTCCTGGGCGTTGATCCTGAGCTACACGATTTTCACCCTGCCTTTCACCGTCTGGGTGCTGACCACGTTCATGGGGCAACTGCCTCATGAACTGGAAGAAGCGGCCATCATGGATGGCGCCTCCCCATGGGTCACGCTGACCCGCGTGCTGTTGCCGCTGCTGTGGCCCGCACTGGTCACCACGGGCTTGTTGGCCTTTATCGCCGCATGGAACGAGTTCCTGTTTGCCCTGACCTTCACCCTCACCGACACGCAACGCACGGTACCGGTCGCCATCGCCTTGATTTCCGGCGGGAGTCCTCATGAGCTGCCTTGGGGGCTGTTGATGGCCGCATCGGTGGTGGTCACCGTCCCACTGGTGATTCTGGTGCTGATCTTCCAGCGCCGAATCGTTTCCGGTCTCACTGCCGGCGCGCTAAAGGGTTGA
- a CDS encoding ABC transporter substrate-binding protein, producing MKALKSLLPVALLTLCAGLPSLSNAADLTISCGAVGAELQLCKEAVEAWSKQTGNHVEVVSTPNSATERLSFYQQILSAQSSDIDIIQIDMVWPGMLAKHLMDLREVLPANATQGYFQAQVDNATVNGRLVTMPWFTDSGLLYYRKDLLEKYNQPVPQTWEEMTATARNVQQAERAAGNPNAWGYIFQGRAYEGLTCNALEWISSQPQGGLVNPQGDIVINSQASRTALTLAKSWVGDISPRGVLNYTEEEGRGVFQSGNALFMRNWPYVWALVQSKDSAVKDKVGVAPLPRGGETGSHASTLGGWGLAVSRYSAHPKLAAELVSYLSSAQQQKHRALIGAYNPVIESLYQDPELLAAMPYYAQLHSILNDGVMRPASITADRYPRVSNAFFDRVHGVLAGELPVDQALAELESELTRIKRRNW from the coding sequence ATGAAAGCGCTTAAATCTCTTCTTCCAGTAGCACTGCTCACCCTTTGTGCCGGGCTTCCATCCCTCTCGAATGCAGCTGATTTGACGATCTCCTGCGGCGCGGTGGGTGCGGAGTTACAACTCTGTAAAGAGGCTGTCGAGGCGTGGTCGAAACAGACCGGCAACCACGTCGAGGTGGTCTCAACACCTAACTCGGCAACCGAGAGGTTGTCGTTCTACCAACAGATCCTCAGTGCGCAGTCCAGCGACATCGACATCATTCAAATCGATATGGTGTGGCCGGGGATGCTGGCTAAACATTTGATGGATCTTCGCGAGGTGCTTCCTGCCAATGCGACCCAGGGCTACTTCCAGGCTCAGGTGGATAACGCCACGGTGAACGGACGGCTGGTGACGATGCCGTGGTTCACCGACTCGGGCCTGCTGTATTACCGCAAGGACTTGCTCGAGAAGTACAACCAGCCGGTTCCCCAGACCTGGGAAGAAATGACCGCCACCGCCCGGAATGTTCAACAGGCCGAGCGCGCTGCCGGGAACCCCAATGCCTGGGGTTACATCTTTCAGGGGCGCGCCTACGAGGGCCTGACGTGTAATGCGCTGGAGTGGATCAGCAGCCAACCGCAAGGCGGGCTGGTCAATCCGCAAGGCGACATCGTGATCAACAGCCAGGCCTCGAGAACGGCGTTGACCCTGGCGAAAAGCTGGGTAGGAGACATCTCCCCGCGTGGTGTCCTCAATTACACCGAGGAGGAAGGCCGTGGCGTATTCCAGTCGGGCAATGCGTTGTTCATGCGTAACTGGCCCTATGTCTGGGCCCTGGTGCAAAGCAAGGACAGTGCGGTAAAAGACAAAGTCGGCGTCGCTCCCCTGCCACGTGGCGGCGAGACCGGCAGCCATGCCTCCACCCTCGGTGGCTGGGGTCTGGCGGTATCGCGTTACAGCGCCCATCCAAAACTTGCCGCCGAGCTGGTGAGCTACCTGAGCAGTGCCCAACAGCAAAAACATCGTGCGCTGATCGGCGCCTATAACCCGGTGATCGAGTCGCTGTATCAAGATCCCGAGTTGCTCGCGGCCATGCCTTATTACGCTCAGTTGCACAGCATTCTCAACGATGGGGTCATGCGCCCCGCCTCAATAACCGCCGATCGCTATCCACGAGTCTCCAATGCATTCTTCGATCGAGTGCATGGTGTGCTGGCGGGCGAGTTGCCTGTGGATCAGGCGCTGGCCGAGCTGGAAAGCGAACTCACGCGCATCAAACGCCGGAACTGGTAA
- a CDS encoding LacI family DNA-binding transcriptional regulator: MTSVKDVAQLAGVSLMTVSRALNNPEKLSPETLQRVRRAIDELQFVPSLSARKMRGDNLQSRTIGVFALDTATTPFAVELLLSIEQTAQQAGWNVFILNLLSNPPTDQNIDLMLSHRPDGLIFSAMGFRQVSIPERLKSKPLVLANCQADDSRLVSYVPDDETGQYRAVHHALSQGYRRPLCINLPKQSLAWGLRQKGLQRACQAFGLAPDALLQYNLSDHDAYGETAAILDRHIIDGRPQFDLLICGNDRIAFCAYQLLLGRGLKIPDDVAVLGYDNMIGIAELFVPPLTTVQLPYYEIGRNAARHLIEALEESGTQPVDCPLVVRTSL; the protein is encoded by the coding sequence ATGACTTCAGTGAAAGACGTTGCACAGTTGGCCGGCGTGTCCCTGATGACGGTTTCTCGCGCGCTCAACAACCCGGAAAAACTGAGCCCCGAAACCCTTCAGCGGGTGCGTCGCGCCATTGATGAACTGCAATTCGTACCGAGCCTGTCGGCGCGCAAGATGCGCGGCGACAACCTCCAGTCGCGCACCATCGGTGTGTTCGCGCTAGACACCGCGACCACACCGTTCGCGGTTGAGTTGCTGCTGTCCATCGAACAGACCGCGCAGCAAGCCGGCTGGAATGTCTTTATCCTCAACCTGTTGAGCAATCCGCCCACCGACCAGAACATTGACCTGATGTTGTCGCACCGTCCCGATGGGTTGATCTTCAGCGCCATGGGGTTTCGCCAGGTGAGCATTCCCGAGCGCTTGAAGAGCAAACCCCTGGTACTCGCCAATTGCCAGGCCGATGACAGTCGCCTGGTGAGTTATGTGCCAGACGACGAAACGGGGCAGTATCGAGCCGTGCATCACGCGCTGAGCCAGGGTTATCGGCGCCCGCTGTGCATCAATCTGCCCAAACAGAGTCTGGCCTGGGGCCTGCGGCAAAAAGGCCTGCAGCGTGCCTGCCAGGCATTCGGCCTGGCGCCGGACGCACTCTTGCAATACAACCTTTCCGATCATGACGCCTATGGTGAAACCGCCGCCATCCTCGACCGGCACATCATTGACGGTCGCCCCCAATTCGACCTTCTGATCTGTGGCAATGACCGGATTGCCTTTTGTGCCTACCAGCTGTTGTTGGGCCGTGGCCTGAAAATTCCCGACGATGTCGCCGTGCTCGGCTATGACAACATGATCGGCATCGCCGAACTGTTCGTCCCGCCGCTGACCACGGTGCAACTGCCGTACTACGAGATCGGTCGCAATGCGGCCCGGCACCTGATCGAGGCTCTGGAAGAATCGGGAACCCAGCCGGTTGATTGTCCATTGGTGGTCAGGACGTCGTTGTGA
- a CDS encoding carbohydrate porin, with the protein MHKASSWLIAGVLGTSAATSQAATLEERMAAFEARASAAEKRAAAAEQQTQALARELQQIKLATPTLQPAASTAAAMSAPALDTRLAKLEARQQSMEKQDSSAHLTDGFSFKGYARSGLLINDGLGGGRGGPYTTPAGSVGGAVGRLGNEDDTYMRIDLSKEILAQNGTRSKFTVSIADGVESSNDWTADESNLNVRQVFTELDHLAAFKGNSVFENSTLWAGKRFDRDNFDIHWLDSDVVFLAGTGGGIYDVQMNKDWRSNYSLIGRNYGDFSEGGVNADVESYILTSNQFFDNGQWQWMFNGIGSKKNDFATRTNEAGLTPADSGLHSMLANHQKDFFGREGFFKTALLYGQGLGAEVKNIGSDGELIDDARALRLALYGETPIAPGWRIGPSLLAEQSKDRYVKGDDYRWMTLNVRLANEINSNFEMAYEMSWQTMDLDPKGYMQRNAVDGNFWKFTIAPTFKPDVGDLLTRPELRVFASLMNWSSDLDGYSSVDNFGKSDFNAGGVWQYGIQMETWF; encoded by the coding sequence ATGCACAAAGCATCAAGTTGGCTAATCGCAGGCGTGCTCGGCACCTCGGCGGCAACCTCTCAGGCCGCGACTCTGGAAGAGCGCATGGCTGCGTTTGAAGCCCGTGCCAGCGCAGCGGAAAAACGCGCAGCGGCAGCGGAACAGCAAACCCAGGCCCTCGCCAGGGAATTGCAACAGATAAAACTCGCCACACCAACCTTGCAGCCTGCAGCGTCTACCGCAGCAGCCATGTCGGCGCCTGCTCTGGACACTCGACTGGCAAAACTCGAAGCCCGTCAGCAAAGCATGGAAAAGCAGGACAGCAGCGCACACCTCACTGACGGCTTCAGCTTCAAAGGCTACGCGCGCTCCGGATTGTTGATCAACGATGGGCTGGGTGGTGGTCGTGGCGGTCCTTATACCACCCCGGCCGGTTCAGTCGGGGGGGCAGTCGGGCGACTCGGTAACGAAGACGACACCTACATGCGCATCGACCTGTCGAAAGAAATCCTGGCGCAGAACGGTACCCGTTCCAAATTCACGGTGTCCATCGCTGACGGTGTGGAGAGTTCCAATGACTGGACGGCCGACGAAAGTAACCTGAACGTGCGTCAGGTATTTACCGAACTCGACCATCTCGCCGCCTTCAAGGGCAACTCAGTGTTCGAAAATTCCACCTTGTGGGCAGGTAAACGATTCGACAGGGACAATTTCGATATCCATTGGCTGGACTCGGACGTCGTCTTTCTGGCCGGCACCGGGGGTGGTATCTACGATGTGCAGATGAACAAGGACTGGCGCTCGAACTACTCCTTGATCGGGCGTAATTACGGGGATTTCAGTGAGGGCGGTGTCAATGCCGATGTGGAAAGCTACATCCTGACCTCCAACCAGTTCTTCGATAATGGTCAGTGGCAGTGGATGTTCAATGGCATTGGCTCGAAGAAAAACGACTTTGCCACCCGCACCAATGAGGCAGGCCTGACGCCTGCGGATTCCGGCTTGCACAGCATGTTGGCCAATCACCAGAAAGACTTTTTCGGCAGGGAAGGCTTCTTCAAAACGGCACTGCTCTATGGGCAAGGTCTGGGGGCAGAGGTCAAGAACATCGGTTCGGATGGCGAACTGATCGACGACGCCCGCGCGCTGCGTCTGGCGCTTTATGGTGAGACGCCCATTGCCCCCGGCTGGCGCATCGGTCCTAGCTTGTTGGCCGAACAGAGCAAGGACAGGTACGTCAAGGGTGACGATTACCGCTGGATGACCCTGAACGTGCGGTTGGCCAATGAAATCAACAGCAATTTCGAGATGGCCTACGAAATGAGTTGGCAAACGATGGACCTCGACCCCAAGGGCTACATGCAACGTAATGCGGTCGACGGTAATTTCTGGAAATTCACCATCGCCCCGACATTCAAACCTGACGTTGGAGACCTGCTCACACGTCCCGA
- a CDS encoding ABC transporter ATP-binding protein, with translation MIKLKLDNVNKQLGGARILRDVNLEIAAGEFVVFVGPSGCGKSTLLRLIAGLDSICDGDLLIDGRRVNDLEPRERGVGMVFQSYALYPHMSVYDNISFGLKLAKTEKTSLRERVLKTAQILQLDKLLQRKPKELSGGQRQRVAMGRAMAREPDILLFDEPLSNLDASLRVQMRNEIARLHARLGSTMIYVTHDQVEAMTLADKIVVLNGGRVEQVGSPRELYERPASRFVAGFLGSPRMNFLPARLQTPGETSLVDTLVWGHSSLPFDSSNLPAGAQLTLGIRPEHLSLKAAEGTAGIVVTAVEYLGSETYVHLETGQDEPLICRCEVSAGWKAGDRVELQLDIDNLHLFDADGAALSRHPHAIETLPDGVSLRPVRARAL, from the coding sequence GTGATCAAGTTGAAACTGGACAACGTGAACAAACAATTGGGCGGCGCGCGGATTCTTCGCGACGTCAACCTGGAGATCGCCGCGGGTGAATTCGTGGTGTTCGTTGGCCCTTCGGGCTGCGGAAAGTCGACTCTGCTGCGACTGATCGCCGGACTGGATTCGATCTGTGACGGCGACCTGCTGATCGACGGGCGACGGGTCAACGACCTGGAGCCGCGCGAGCGTGGCGTCGGCATGGTGTTTCAGTCCTATGCCCTGTACCCGCACATGAGCGTCTACGACAACATCAGCTTTGGTCTCAAACTGGCCAAGACTGAAAAAACCAGCCTGCGCGAGCGCGTGCTGAAAACGGCGCAAATCCTGCAGTTGGACAAGCTGTTGCAACGCAAGCCAAAGGAACTGTCCGGCGGGCAGCGTCAGCGTGTGGCCATGGGCAGGGCCATGGCGCGGGAACCGGACATTTTGTTGTTCGATGAGCCGCTCTCCAACCTGGATGCGTCCTTGCGGGTGCAGATGCGCAACGAAATTGCCCGGCTGCATGCTCGATTGGGCTCGACCATGATCTACGTCACCCACGATCAGGTGGAAGCGATGACCCTGGCCGACAAAATTGTCGTGCTCAATGGCGGTCGCGTCGAACAGGTCGGCTCACCACGCGAACTCTATGAGCGCCCGGCCAGCCGCTTTGTCGCCGGCTTTCTCGGTTCGCCCCGGATGAATTTTCTGCCCGCACGCCTGCAGACACCAGGTGAAACCAGCCTGGTCGACACCCTCGTATGGGGTCACTCGTCCCTGCCCTTCGACAGCTCGAACCTGCCGGCAGGCGCGCAGCTGACTCTGGGGATTCGCCCGGAGCACCTGTCGCTCAAGGCGGCGGAGGGAACCGCTGGCATCGTTGTGACCGCGGTCGAATACCTGGGCAGCGAAACCTATGTGCACCTTGAGACCGGTCAGGACGAGCCATTGATCTGTCGTTGTGAAGTCAGCGCCGGATGGAAGGCAGGCGATCGGGTTGAGCTGCAGCTGGACATCGACAACCTGCACCTGTTCGACGCCGACGGTGCGGCCTTGAGCCGTCATCCACATGCCATTGAAACCCTGCCGGATGGCGTTTCTCTACGCCCGGTACGAGCACGCGCCCTATGA
- a CDS encoding carbohydrate ABC transporter permease, with translation MSVSTTHVPYDELLLTRETPVQRRRVRAAWLFLTPMLLCLALVAAWPLLRTFWFSLTDASLSDTGGGSFVGLSNYLFHNGSSWSGILVDPQWWNAVRNTLHFTVVSVGLEVVLGLLVALLLNIKFTGRSLVRAMILIPWAIPTIVSAKIWSWMLNDQFGIINHMMLSVGLIDAPLAWTADADLSMWAVILVDVWKTVPFVTLLMLAALQMLPSDCYEAARVDGIHPLKVFWRVTLPLLMPALLVAAIFRILDSLRVFDVIYVLTSNSSSTMSMSVYARQHLVEFQDVGYGSAASTLLFLVVAVIAMLYLYLGRRQLEVRS, from the coding sequence ATGTCTGTCTCTACGACCCATGTCCCCTATGACGAGCTTCTGCTCACCAGGGAAACGCCCGTACAACGACGCCGGGTACGCGCCGCCTGGCTGTTTTTGACACCGATGCTGTTGTGTCTGGCCCTGGTGGCAGCCTGGCCGCTACTGCGCACATTCTGGTTCAGCCTGACCGACGCCAGTCTGTCGGACACCGGTGGCGGATCCTTCGTCGGCCTGAGCAATTATCTGTTCCACAACGGCTCCAGCTGGTCGGGCATCCTGGTCGATCCTCAGTGGTGGAACGCGGTGCGCAACACCTTGCATTTCACCGTGGTGTCGGTGGGACTGGAAGTCGTACTGGGACTGTTGGTGGCATTGCTGCTGAACATCAAGTTCACCGGCCGTTCCCTCGTGCGTGCGATGATTCTGATTCCCTGGGCGATTCCGACCATTGTCTCGGCAAAGATCTGGTCATGGATGCTTAACGACCAGTTCGGCATCATCAATCACATGATGCTGAGCGTCGGCCTGATTGATGCCCCCCTGGCCTGGACGGCAGATGCTGATCTGTCGATGTGGGCGGTGATTCTCGTCGACGTCTGGAAGACCGTGCCGTTTGTCACGCTGCTGATGCTGGCGGCCTTGCAGATGTTGCCGAGCGATTGCTACGAGGCCGCGAGGGTCGATGGCATTCATCCGCTGAAAGTGTTCTGGCGTGTCACCCTTCCCCTATTGATGCCTGCACTGTTGGTGGCGGCGATCTTCCGCATCCTCGACTCGCTGCGGGTATTCGACGTGATCTATGTGCTGACCTCAAACTCGTCGAGCACCATGAGCATGTCGGTGTATGCCCGCCAGCACCTGGTGGAGTTCCAGGACGTCGGTTACGGCAGCGCGGCCTCGACGCTGCTGTTTCTGGTGGTTGCGGTCATCGCCATGCTTTATCTCTACCTCGGACGCCGTCAACTGGAGGTCCGGTCATGA
- a CDS encoding glycoside hydrolase family 32 protein has protein sequence MTVSLNSMSVPMSAALDIAQHALREGLSRVVDDYRPGYHIAPLVGWMNDPNGVVYFRGEYHVFYQHHPFDAKWGPMYWGHAKSADLVHWQHLPIALAPGDDFDRDGCFSGSAVVCGDTLALIYTGHTWLGEVGDERSIRQVQCLATSTDGIHFVKHGAVIDTAPQDTIMHFRDPKVWQEDDYWYLIAGARLGDVPLLPLYRSTDLHTWEFLDYVSSGSEGDGYMWECPDLFRLNGRDVLLYSPQGMQPEGYERLNKYQTGYRVGRLDSEWHFTGGPFIELDNGHDFYAAQTLVAADGRRLVWAWLDMWESPMPSQAHHWCGMLGLPRELELHADRLYVYPARELAALRKEPLPGTPWWDESGTRRVPQVNGDMLEIHVHLDLLGCTDGHLGIALRCSDDGKEETLLYYDASLQRLVLDRSRSGAQVTGQRSVAIDPTQERLELRVFLDRSSIEVFDENGRFSFSSRLYPSPDSLGVKLLASGTGGRVSIPKAWPLDSGWL, from the coding sequence ATGACTGTGTCTTTGAATTCCATGAGTGTTCCAATGTCCGCTGCCCTTGATATTGCGCAGCATGCGCTGCGTGAGGGTCTGTCTCGCGTCGTCGATGATTATCGACCCGGTTATCATATCGCCCCTCTCGTGGGCTGGATGAACGACCCCAACGGGGTGGTGTACTTTCGTGGCGAATACCACGTGTTCTATCAGCACCATCCCTTCGACGCGAAATGGGGCCCGATGTATTGGGGGCATGCCAAGAGTGCCGATCTGGTCCATTGGCAGCATCTGCCCATTGCACTGGCGCCCGGCGACGACTTCGACCGCGACGGTTGTTTTTCCGGTAGCGCGGTGGTGTGTGGTGACACCCTTGCACTGATCTACACCGGGCACACCTGGCTGGGTGAAGTGGGTGACGAGCGCTCGATCCGTCAAGTTCAGTGCCTGGCCACCAGTACCGACGGCATCCATTTCGTCAAGCATGGCGCCGTCATCGACACTGCGCCGCAAGACACGATCATGCACTTTCGCGACCCGAAGGTATGGCAGGAGGATGACTATTGGTACCTGATTGCCGGCGCGCGTCTGGGCGATGTGCCGTTGCTCCCGCTGTACCGTTCCACGGATCTGCACACCTGGGAATTCCTCGACTATGTGTCCAGCGGCAGCGAGGGCGATGGCTATATGTGGGAGTGCCCGGACCTGTTCCGGCTGAATGGACGCGATGTGCTGCTGTATTCCCCCCAAGGCATGCAACCCGAGGGTTACGAACGACTCAACAAGTACCAGACCGGTTATCGAGTGGGTCGGCTCGACAGCGAATGGCACTTCACCGGCGGGCCTTTTATCGAGCTGGATAACGGCCATGATTTCTATGCCGCGCAAACGCTAGTGGCCGCTGACGGTAGGCGCCTGGTGTGGGCGTGGCTCGACATGTGGGAAAGCCCGATGCCGAGCCAGGCCCATCACTGGTGCGGCATGCTCGGTTTGCCGCGCGAACTTGAACTGCACGCCGATCGCCTTTACGTGTATCCGGCACGGGAGCTCGCCGCCTTACGCAAGGAGCCATTGCCGGGCACACCCTGGTGGGATGAATCGGGAACCCGGCGCGTGCCGCAAGTGAATGGCGACATGCTCGAAATCCATGTGCATCTGGATTTGCTCGGTTGCACCGACGGCCACCTCGGAATCGCTTTGCGTTGCAGCGACGATGGCAAGGAAGAAACCCTGCTTTACTACGATGCATCGCTGCAGCGTTTGGTGCTGGACCGCAGCCGCTCGGGTGCACAAGTCACCGGTCAGCGCAGCGTGGCGATAGACCCGACACAAGAGCGACTGGAACTGCGTGTGTTCCTCGATCGCTCGTCCATCGAGGTGTTCGACGAAAACGGCCGCTTCAGTTTCAGCAGTCGCCTCTATCCGAGCCCCGACAGTCTGGGCGTGAAACTGCTGGCAAGCGGGACTGGCGGACGGGTCTCGATTCCCAAGGCGTGGCCTCTGGACTCGGGATGGTTGTGA